The Aedes aegypti strain LVP_AGWG chromosome 3, AaegL5.0 Primary Assembly, whole genome shotgun sequence genome contains a region encoding:
- the LOC5566568 gene encoding proline-rich protein 4, which yields MKTVAQIHVMVVLATALTPAIAGYRYSSFHNSPYDDEDSIEDNISLASESDEINQNAIVTHSQKHATYSVPIYQKIGVPVPHPIPVAVPQYVKINVPQPYPVQVNVEQPIKVPVYKIVPKIIERPVPYTVEKSYPVEVEKPFPVEVLKKIEVPVPKPYPVPVPIYRHVTHKENPRRTWRW from the exons ATGAAGACTGTC GCACAAATCCACGTAATGGTTGTTTTGGCCACCGCCCTGACACCGGCAATCGCCGGCTACCGGTATTCCAGCTTTCACAATTCGCCCTATGACGATGAGGACAGCATCGAGGACAATATTTCGTTGGCTAGCGAAAGTGACGAGATCAATCAGAACGCGATCGTTACCCACTCGCAGAAGCATGCAACCTACTCGGTGCCAATCTATCAGAAGATTGGAGTCCCGGTGCCACATCCGATTCCAGTGGCTGTTCCACAGTACGTCAAAATCAACGTCCCGCAGCCTTACCCGGTGCAGGTCAACGTAGAGCAGCCGATCAAGGTACCGGTCTACAAGATAGTTCCGAAAATCATCGAAAGACCAGTGCCCTACACGGTGGAAAAATCGTACCCGGTTGAGGTGGAGAAACCTTTCCCGGTGGAAGTGCTGAAGAAGATTGAAGTTCCCGTACCAAAGCCATACCCGGTGCCAGTCCCGATCTACAGACACGTTACCCACAAGGAGAACCCACGCCGGACTTGGCGTTGGTGA